One part of the Streptomyces lydicus genome encodes these proteins:
- a CDS encoding DUF4239 domain-containing protein: MTRWIVINVPPWLLLAGLIVGVAGGTAAVQAYVRHRFPRLKRGEHNEIAQFLFPVIAVVYGFLVGFIVLALWGQVNTADQTTRTEGAMAAQMARGLEVFGSTESARLRQSLGQYGRAAADEWAGAATGRTTPEAENALNRLYSAYESVTPRNDTQRAFLAGSLASLRDLSRARTERLLQARSNIGPPLSLWLVVFLTSGLVLGFSVTFGSERALMHYGMVGAVSLLVAANLFLVAELSYPFLGEFSTSPEPLRTVIQILSSPQR, encoded by the coding sequence ATGACCCGTTGGATCGTGATCAACGTCCCTCCCTGGCTGCTGCTGGCAGGGCTCATCGTGGGGGTCGCCGGCGGGACAGCAGCCGTCCAGGCATACGTCCGGCACCGTTTCCCCCGCCTGAAGCGGGGCGAGCACAACGAGATCGCCCAGTTCCTCTTCCCCGTGATCGCTGTCGTCTACGGGTTCCTCGTCGGCTTCATCGTCCTCGCGCTCTGGGGCCAGGTGAACACCGCGGACCAGACGACGCGGACCGAGGGCGCCATGGCGGCACAGATGGCCAGGGGCCTGGAGGTGTTCGGCAGCACCGAGAGCGCCCGGCTCCGGCAGAGCCTGGGGCAGTACGGACGCGCGGCCGCGGACGAGTGGGCCGGCGCCGCGACCGGCCGGACCACGCCGGAGGCCGAGAACGCGCTGAACCGCCTGTACAGCGCCTACGAAAGCGTCACACCCCGCAACGACACCCAACGAGCCTTCCTCGCCGGCTCGCTGGCGTCCCTGAGGGACTTGAGCAGAGCCCGGACGGAACGCCTGCTTCAGGCACGCAGCAACATCGGCCCGCCCCTGTCCCTGTGGCTGGTGGTCTTTCTGACCAGTGGCCTGGTCCTCGGGTTCTCCGTCACCTTCGGCTCCGAACGCGCCCTGATGCACTACGGGATGGTCGGCGCGGTGAGCCTCCTCGTTGCCGCCAACCTGTTCCTCGTCGCGGAACTGTCCTATCCCTTCCTCGGCGAGTTCTCCACGTCGCCGGAGCCGCTGCGCACGGTGATCCAGATCCTGTCGTCGCCCCAGCGGTAG
- a CDS encoding DUF6303 family protein: protein MADTFTAQMTLSPAGFWRVYVVLFGASEWPEHTWGRSAPIPTVVERAEALASLGYEVASGTEWEWIEYSELPDDPGSTVCLLAAVSVLASPSATAFVPEVGA, encoded by the coding sequence ATGGCCGACACCTTCACCGCTCAGATGACGCTGTCTCCCGCCGGCTTCTGGCGCGTGTACGTCGTGCTCTTCGGCGCGTCGGAGTGGCCCGAGCACACCTGGGGCCGCTCCGCCCCGATCCCCACGGTCGTGGAGCGGGCCGAGGCGCTTGCCTCCCTCGGGTACGAGGTGGCGTCGGGCACCGAGTGGGAGTGGATCGAGTACAGCGAACTGCCCGATGACCCCGGCAGCACGGTGTGCCTGCTCGCCGCGGTCAGCGTGCTGGCCAGCCCGTCCGCCACGGCGTTCGTGCCGGAGGTGGGGGCATGA
- a CDS encoding RRQRL motif-containing zinc-binding protein has product MPGPRFWDPEGTKYGLPTYPWRLAPDGLATRAQLRARGLRPGGQEIAAQILWRSRRLRGGVRVAYLYRIDQAKSVRPMTPGKWAALAKANAARRTCPVCGRDAGYTLSTSLGVCVPCADAPALAA; this is encoded by the coding sequence ATGCCGGGTCCCCGATTCTGGGACCCCGAGGGCACGAAGTACGGGCTCCCCACCTACCCGTGGCGCCTGGCCCCGGACGGTCTGGCCACCCGCGCGCAACTCCGCGCGCGGGGCCTCCGTCCCGGCGGGCAGGAGATCGCCGCGCAGATCCTGTGGCGCTCCCGCCGCCTCCGCGGCGGGGTCCGCGTCGCCTACCTCTACCGCATCGACCAGGCCAAGTCCGTCCGGCCCATGACCCCGGGCAAGTGGGCGGCCCTGGCGAAGGCGAACGCCGCCCGCCGCACCTGCCCCGTCTGCGGGCGGGACGCGGGCTACACCCTCTCCACCTCACTCGGCGTGTGTGTGCCCTGCGCAGACGCTCCCGCGCTGGCCGCATGA
- a CDS encoding bifunctional DNA primase/polymerase — MSEHLTTALTLAASGLPVLPLRQGKHPFGNCPQCAHSACGDRPHMKAAGPCQCPRPCHGWAAATTDPTVLTSPEWAPAWRDAVAVAYHPGGAGLTVVDLDTADAVAWARRTLPTTRTVASTRGEHWVYGGAMRSVNAVRDGVDIKSTMAYARWRGPGTGTTAPLPDAIRALAVKDTVRLASHAITVPALIGGGECRHRTPVYLERGIAMAEQRITEARSAVHTTVYRTFLAVLSAHGRCGCLTDAHIARLFTAAQAKGESPRHCTDAWANARTALGL; from the coding sequence GTGAGCGAGCACCTGACGACCGCATTGACGCTGGCCGCCTCCGGCCTGCCGGTACTTCCCCTGCGGCAGGGAAAGCATCCCTTCGGCAACTGCCCCCAGTGCGCACACAGCGCCTGCGGGGACCGCCCGCACATGAAGGCCGCCGGCCCGTGCCAGTGCCCCCGGCCGTGCCACGGCTGGGCCGCCGCCACCACCGACCCCACCGTGCTCACCTCTCCGGAGTGGGCGCCGGCGTGGCGGGACGCCGTGGCAGTCGCCTACCACCCCGGCGGGGCTGGCCTGACCGTGGTGGACCTGGACACCGCCGACGCGGTTGCCTGGGCCCGCCGCACCCTGCCGACGACCCGGACCGTGGCCAGCACGCGGGGGGAGCACTGGGTCTACGGGGGCGCCATGCGCTCGGTGAACGCCGTCCGTGACGGTGTCGACATCAAGTCCACGATGGCCTACGCCCGGTGGCGCGGGCCCGGCACCGGCACCACGGCCCCCCTCCCAGACGCCATCCGCGCCCTGGCGGTGAAGGACACGGTGCGGCTCGCGTCGCACGCCATCACCGTGCCCGCATTGATCGGGGGCGGGGAGTGCCGCCATCGCACGCCCGTCTACCTGGAGCGTGGTATCGCCATGGCAGAGCAGCGCATCACCGAGGCCCGCAGTGCGGTCCACACGACCGTCTACCGGACGTTCCTCGCTGTGCTGTCCGCCCACGGCCGGTGCGGCTGCCTCACCGATGCGCACATCGCGCGACTGTTCACCGCCGCGCAGGCCAAGGGCGAATCCCCCCGGCACTGCACCGACGCATGGGCCAACGCCCGCACTGCCCTGGGGCTGTGA
- a CDS encoding HD domain-containing protein: protein MRLTEQAFALSESMLAEPLPRRWAHSLGVAKRAATLRPILGRDADVMEAAAVLHDVGYSPSIATTGFHPLDGARFLREQESFDERVVRLVAHHSCALLEAEERGLRDELATEFEMERPELVDALIFCDMTTTPDGGHTAPADRLNEIVARYGPDTIVGRFIQRAAPEIHAAAGRVEQRMAAVGAGQPM, encoded by the coding sequence ATGAGACTCACAGAGCAGGCATTTGCCCTCTCGGAATCGATGCTGGCTGAACCCCTCCCGCGCCGCTGGGCGCATTCGCTCGGCGTCGCCAAGCGCGCGGCGACCCTGCGCCCCATCCTCGGCCGCGACGCCGACGTCATGGAGGCCGCCGCGGTCCTCCATGACGTCGGCTACTCGCCATCGATCGCTACGACAGGGTTCCATCCGCTCGACGGTGCCCGGTTCCTCCGCGAGCAGGAGTCGTTTGACGAACGGGTGGTTCGCCTGGTGGCCCACCATTCCTGCGCACTGCTTGAGGCGGAAGAGCGGGGACTGCGTGACGAGCTGGCGACTGAGTTCGAGATGGAGCGTCCGGAGCTCGTGGATGCCCTGATTTTCTGCGACATGACGACGACGCCGGATGGCGGCCACACCGCGCCGGCCGACCGTCTGAACGAGATCGTGGCGCGCTACGGTCCGGACACCATCGTGGGTCGCTTCATCCAGCGGGCGGCACCCGAGATTCACGCTGCCGCGGGCAGGGTGGAACAGCGGATGGCCGCAGTGGGCGCGGGTCAGCCGATGTAG
- a CDS encoding DUF1152 domain-containing protein, whose protein sequence is MTRLIVAAGGGGDAVAAAMLDAALYGGETPAVVLTYAWDRLLIDPVPGPRGPANFTGLRLLTRSVRTVPADAAPIAPAGSTLPRLAAELSQTLALIDPHHGAEGIVRQLEEIVQYLEPDSVDLLDVGGDILARGDEPTLRSPLADALTLAACCELNFPVRLLVAGPGLDGEIPADALRERLGPVAVTLTAEHVTPVSSVLEWHPSEAAAMLAATARGARGLCEVRDAGLPVALTDDGPVVYEADLDEALDRNQLARAVLATENLHEVEQYSREICGFSEIDHERDKAGLLGSRPARPLDPEAVLRQLDEFEAAARSRGITHTTFRRLTEAFGLGGHQRLDLRALLLSSHPEQYQAPLWRLPSGA, encoded by the coding sequence GTGACGCGCTTGATCGTGGCAGCGGGAGGAGGCGGCGACGCTGTCGCCGCGGCGATGCTGGATGCGGCCCTGTACGGGGGCGAGACTCCGGCGGTGGTTCTCACTTATGCGTGGGACCGTCTCCTGATCGACCCCGTGCCCGGGCCGAGGGGGCCGGCCAATTTCACCGGTCTCCGTCTCCTCACCCGAAGCGTCCGGACGGTCCCCGCCGACGCGGCGCCGATCGCTCCTGCGGGCTCGACGCTGCCCCGGCTGGCCGCGGAGTTGTCGCAGACCCTCGCGCTCATCGACCCGCATCACGGCGCCGAGGGCATCGTTCGGCAACTGGAGGAGATCGTCCAGTACTTGGAGCCGGACTCCGTCGACCTCCTGGACGTCGGCGGCGACATCCTGGCCCGGGGCGACGAACCCACCCTCCGCAGCCCGCTCGCCGACGCCCTCACCCTCGCGGCGTGCTGCGAACTCAACTTCCCCGTACGGCTGCTGGTCGCCGGCCCCGGCCTCGACGGCGAAATCCCCGCCGACGCCCTGCGCGAACGCCTGGGCCCCGTTGCCGTGACACTCACCGCCGAGCACGTCACGCCCGTCAGCTCGGTACTGGAGTGGCACCCCTCCGAGGCCGCGGCCATGCTGGCCGCCACGGCACGCGGGGCCCGCGGTCTGTGCGAGGTGCGGGACGCCGGCCTGCCCGTCGCGCTCACCGACGACGGGCCCGTCGTGTACGAGGCGGACCTCGACGAAGCCCTCGACCGCAACCAGCTCGCCCGAGCCGTCCTCGCGACGGAGAACCTGCACGAGGTCGAGCAGTACAGCCGCGAGATCTGCGGCTTCTCCGAGATCGACCACGAGCGCGACAAGGCCGGTCTGCTCGGCAGCCGGCCCGCCCGGCCGCTCGACCCGGAGGCCGTACTCCGCCAGCTCGACGAGTTCGAGGCCGCCGCCCGGTCCCGTGGGATCACCCACACCACGTTCCGCCGGCTCACCGAAGCCTTCGGTCTCGGCGGCCACCAGCGGCTGGACCTCAGGGCACTGCTGCTCAGCAGCCACCCGGAGCAGTACCAGGCCCCGCTCTGGCGCCTCCCCTCCGGAGCCTGA
- a CDS encoding NUDIX domain-containing protein yields MSRRDYFNDPEAPKANSVVPSVTAVVRDEDGRLLLIHKTDNDLWALPGGGHDVGESIAETVVREVEEETGFTVEVDGVSGLYTDPRHVMAYDDGEVRQQFSICFRAHLTGGSLRTSNESKEVRWVSPADLDRLDIHPSMRLRIEHGLDDSLTVPYIG; encoded by the coding sequence ATGAGCCGCAGGGACTACTTCAACGACCCGGAGGCCCCGAAAGCCAACTCTGTGGTGCCTTCGGTTACCGCCGTCGTCCGGGATGAGGATGGGCGACTCCTACTCATCCACAAGACCGACAACGACCTGTGGGCTCTCCCCGGGGGAGGACATGACGTAGGCGAGTCGATCGCCGAGACCGTCGTCCGGGAGGTCGAGGAAGAGACCGGCTTTACGGTCGAGGTGGACGGTGTCAGCGGGCTCTACACCGACCCGCGCCACGTCATGGCGTACGACGATGGGGAAGTCCGGCAGCAATTCTCCATTTGCTTCCGCGCGCACCTCACAGGCGGCTCGCTGCGTACCAGCAACGAATCTAAAGAGGTCCGCTGGGTCTCTCCAGCGGACCTCGACCGGCTCGACATCCACCCCTCGATGCGGTTGCGCATTGAGCACGGCCTGGATGACTCACTGACGGTGCCCTACATCGGCTGA
- a CDS encoding tyrosine-type recombinase/integrase, whose translation MARKRNPNGAGSIWQRKDGRYEARVYVPQPDGTRKRKTVYGATWEECDTKRQELVRRDRQGIPTPTRSAKLSEWLPYWLEEYVKPERKKTTYAKYETHVRLYLTPQIGVKRLETLGVADVRRMLTAVQRQVSAPTAKESHRVLRSALAAACREELINRNVAQLVPAPRVQPRELKPWTVDETATFLEAARKDPLYTAFVLAVSLGLRRGEILGLRWCDIDLDRRTLSVRTQLQRVQKELYTDSTKNRRSRTIPLPLMCVAPLRWQRLRQEAQRRAAGDDWSSNGDHVFTTRTGRPIEPRNLSRSFERIGQAAGLPRIRLHDARHGCASLLFAAGVQPRVVMEILGHSQIAVTMNVYTHVSEDSRREAVGHMDRLLRRRRVRLE comes from the coding sequence ATGGCGCGCAAGAGAAACCCGAACGGTGCCGGCAGCATCTGGCAGCGCAAAGACGGCCGCTACGAAGCCCGCGTCTACGTCCCGCAGCCTGACGGCACCCGCAAGCGCAAGACCGTTTACGGCGCCACCTGGGAAGAGTGCGACACCAAGCGTCAGGAGCTGGTCCGCCGAGACCGGCAGGGCATCCCGACGCCCACCCGGTCGGCCAAGCTCTCCGAATGGTTGCCGTACTGGCTGGAGGAGTACGTGAAGCCCGAGCGCAAGAAGACGACGTACGCCAAGTACGAGACGCACGTACGCCTCTACCTGACGCCCCAGATCGGCGTGAAGCGACTGGAGACCCTGGGCGTTGCCGACGTGCGCCGCATGCTCACCGCTGTGCAGCGTCAGGTGTCGGCACCCACGGCCAAGGAGTCGCACCGGGTCCTGCGGTCGGCCCTCGCCGCCGCGTGCCGGGAGGAACTGATCAACCGGAACGTGGCCCAGCTGGTGCCTGCCCCGCGCGTCCAGCCCAGGGAGCTGAAGCCGTGGACGGTGGACGAGACCGCCACATTCCTGGAGGCAGCGCGAAAGGACCCGCTGTACACAGCGTTCGTGCTGGCCGTATCGCTGGGGCTGCGGCGGGGCGAAATCCTGGGGCTGCGCTGGTGCGACATTGACCTCGATCGCCGGACTCTGTCGGTGCGGACTCAGCTCCAGCGCGTACAGAAGGAGCTGTATACGGACTCCACGAAGAACCGCCGGAGCCGGACTATCCCCTTGCCTCTGATGTGCGTCGCTCCCCTGCGGTGGCAGCGTCTGCGGCAGGAGGCTCAGCGACGCGCCGCCGGGGACGACTGGTCGAGCAACGGTGACCACGTCTTCACGACGCGTACTGGGCGACCGATCGAGCCCCGGAACCTCAGCCGGTCCTTCGAGCGGATCGGCCAGGCCGCGGGTCTGCCCCGCATCCGGCTGCACGACGCCCGGCACGGCTGCGCGTCTCTGCTGTTTGCCGCCGGCGTTCAGCCGCGAGTCGTGATGGAGATCCTCGGGCACTCCCAGATCGCGGTGACCATGAACGTCTACACCCACGTCTCGGAGGACTCGCGGCGGGAGGCAGTGGGACACATGGATCGACTCTTGCGGCGACGTCGGGTGCGTCTGGAGTAG
- a CDS encoding helix-turn-helix domain-containing protein, with protein sequence MANERLRGAITERGLTIETVAERLGVASKTVERWINQGRKPYRRFQYAVASLLRYEVSYLWPDERTMAEVTSAGGAELVKLYPHRSAVPPRLWPQLYSSSRTYFDVLVYSGFWLTEDPEFLRLVKEKSADGVRVRFMLGDPDCPEVATRGADEGIGDAMASKIRNALMNYRGLFGLPGVEFRLHSTTLYNSIYRADNELLANGHVYGVGAYLAPVLHLQRVPGGELFDTYAESVERVWDSARVITSPTDFAEVQA encoded by the coding sequence ATGGCGAACGAGCGACTTCGTGGGGCGATCACCGAACGAGGGCTCACCATCGAGACCGTCGCCGAACGCCTCGGGGTGGCCAGCAAAACCGTCGAACGGTGGATCAATCAGGGCCGCAAACCGTATCGCCGCTTCCAGTACGCGGTGGCTTCGCTCCTCCGCTACGAGGTGTCCTACCTGTGGCCCGACGAGCGGACGATGGCTGAGGTCACGTCAGCCGGCGGCGCGGAGCTGGTGAAGCTGTACCCACACCGTTCAGCGGTGCCCCCGCGCCTCTGGCCGCAGCTCTATTCGTCGTCCAGGACGTACTTCGATGTGCTGGTCTACTCCGGGTTCTGGCTGACTGAAGATCCCGAATTCCTCCGCCTGGTCAAGGAGAAGTCGGCGGATGGCGTACGGGTTCGTTTCATGCTTGGCGACCCGGACTGCCCCGAGGTTGCGACCCGTGGTGCAGACGAGGGAATCGGCGATGCGATGGCCAGCAAGATCCGCAACGCATTGATGAACTACCGCGGGCTCTTCGGCCTGCCGGGCGTCGAGTTCCGCTTGCACAGCACGACCCTCTACAACTCCATCTACCGTGCCGACAACGAACTACTTGCGAACGGCCACGTATACGGAGTTGGCGCCTACCTTGCCCCCGTTCTCCACCTACAGCGCGTCCCTGGTGGCGAGCTGTTTGACACCTATGCCGAGAGCGTTGAGCGCGTGTGGGACTCTGCCCGCGTGATCACCTCACCCACCGACTTCGCGGAGGTTCAGGCATGA
- a CDS encoding ATP-binding protein produces MADDEKNPARKVITDYAQSHFRYFRTIDGTVYAQKNGHPVARPIRSQGTTGSHRQELMVGLYKDGAGVFNGTALKEALDLIEALALTEDVQPTHIRVAPGFDGATWLDLGRDDGKSVRIHPTGWDILTPDPQEVCWRRTQLTGELPLPDKDTNGKGIDQLLRLCNFASAETECLALAWLIGCLEPSAPVPAPFLTGPQGAGKSTGGRMLVRIIEGMSGDLRRAPKDEENMITAVAAGWVTALDNLSHLPPDLSDLMCCIVTGAESIKRALFTDGDVVRSRYRRPMLLTGIDVGVIRPDLAERLLPLRLVRPRVRRTEAELWTEYAEILPTVLGSLLDLTVKVRAAQADTPTDLRMADFAHLCAQLDAATGFGSLAAYRASLDDLNDDVIEGDLLAQTVLKHAAGLHTGTEVRMTSSEWLHCLTSLYSGEECRPLPKGWPTTGKVLSDRLKRLQPTLAARGVLIDWGRTSAARYIEMTRPATLPQQQQQAAF; encoded by the coding sequence GTGGCCGACGACGAGAAGAATCCCGCCCGCAAGGTCATCACCGACTACGCGCAATCGCACTTCCGGTACTTCCGCACCATCGACGGCACCGTGTACGCGCAGAAGAACGGCCACCCCGTGGCCCGGCCCATCCGCTCCCAGGGCACGACTGGAAGCCACCGTCAGGAACTCATGGTCGGCCTGTACAAGGACGGGGCCGGCGTGTTCAACGGCACGGCACTCAAGGAGGCGTTGGACTTGATCGAAGCACTCGCACTGACCGAGGACGTACAGCCCACCCACATCCGCGTCGCGCCCGGATTCGACGGGGCGACCTGGCTCGACCTGGGCCGCGACGACGGCAAGTCCGTCCGCATCCACCCCACCGGCTGGGACATCCTCACCCCCGACCCGCAGGAAGTCTGCTGGCGGCGCACCCAGCTCACCGGCGAACTCCCCCTGCCCGACAAGGACACCAACGGCAAGGGCATCGACCAACTGCTCCGCCTGTGCAACTTCGCCAGCGCCGAGACCGAGTGCCTGGCCCTCGCCTGGCTCATCGGCTGCCTGGAGCCGTCCGCTCCCGTGCCCGCCCCGTTCCTCACCGGCCCCCAAGGGGCGGGAAAGTCCACCGGCGGCCGGATGCTGGTGCGGATCATCGAGGGGATGAGCGGTGACCTGCGCCGGGCGCCGAAGGACGAGGAGAACATGATCACGGCTGTCGCCGCCGGATGGGTCACCGCCCTGGACAACCTCTCCCACCTGCCCCCGGACCTGTCCGACCTCATGTGCTGCATCGTCACAGGCGCCGAGAGCATCAAGCGCGCCCTGTTCACCGACGGCGACGTCGTCCGCTCCCGCTACCGGCGCCCCATGCTCCTGACCGGCATCGACGTCGGCGTGATCCGCCCGGACCTCGCCGAGCGCCTCCTGCCGCTCCGTCTCGTGCGGCCCCGGGTGCGGCGAACCGAGGCAGAGCTGTGGACGGAGTACGCGGAGATTCTGCCGACTGTGCTTGGCTCCCTGCTGGACCTGACGGTCAAGGTGCGTGCCGCCCAGGCGGACACCCCCACCGACCTGCGGATGGCAGACTTCGCCCACCTGTGCGCGCAGCTCGACGCGGCTACCGGCTTCGGCTCGCTGGCCGCGTACCGGGCCAGCCTCGATGACCTCAACGACGACGTCATCGAAGGTGACCTGCTGGCGCAGACGGTTCTCAAGCACGCGGCCGGGCTCCACACGGGCACGGAAGTCCGTATGACGTCCTCGGAATGGCTGCACTGCCTCACAAGCCTCTACAGCGGTGAGGAGTGCCGGCCGCTGCCTAAGGGCTGGCCCACCACCGGCAAGGTCCTCTCCGACCGCCTCAAGCGGCTACAGCCGACCCTCGCCGCACGCGGCGTCCTCATCGACTGGGGCCGCACCAGCGCCGCCCGCTACATCGAGATGACCCGCCCCGCGACACTGCCCCAACAGCAGCAGCAAGCGGCGTTCTGA
- a CDS encoding helix-turn-helix domain-containing protein: MSKAPLTSIESLMVPEVMEALRISRSKVYDLIRSRQLESFTVGRSRRIAADSLRTFMSERIEEAA, encoded by the coding sequence GTGAGCAAAGCTCCGCTCACCTCGATCGAGTCGCTGATGGTGCCGGAGGTCATGGAGGCGCTGCGCATCAGCCGCAGCAAGGTCTACGACCTCATCCGCTCCCGTCAGCTCGAAAGCTTCACCGTCGGCCGGTCCCGCCGGATTGCTGCCGACTCCCTTCGAACCTTCATGTCCGAGCGCATCGAGGAGGCCGCCTGA
- a CDS encoding class I SAM-dependent methyltransferase, with protein MTHPALIRRARLRVLAAFCGVGGDTAGYLAAGCHVTGVDLAPQPRYIGDVFHQGDAVEYIRAHGHEYDFIHAGPPCQFDCTLTAGTNATKRSTYPDLLEPTREALEATGRPYVIEQPPGRASKRMRVDVTLCGEMFGLGVIRHRNFELGHWTAPKPAHRPHRGRVAGMRHGKWYEGPYFAVYGEGGGKGTVAQWQQAMGITWTDVRKEIAEAIPPAYGLWLANAFLTRTALEVAA; from the coding sequence ATGACCCACCCTGCCTTGATCCGGCGAGCCCGCCTGCGGGTGTTGGCCGCATTCTGCGGTGTCGGAGGCGACACCGCCGGCTACCTCGCCGCCGGGTGCCACGTCACCGGCGTCGATCTCGCCCCCCAACCCCGCTACATCGGCGATGTCTTCCACCAGGGCGACGCGGTCGAGTACATCCGCGCTCACGGCCACGAGTACGACTTCATCCACGCCGGACCGCCGTGCCAGTTCGACTGCACCCTGACCGCCGGCACCAACGCCACCAAGCGCTCCACATACCCGGACCTGCTGGAGCCGACCCGGGAGGCGCTGGAGGCCACCGGCCGCCCCTATGTCATCGAGCAGCCGCCCGGCCGGGCGTCGAAGCGGATGCGGGTGGACGTGACGCTGTGCGGCGAGATGTTCGGGCTCGGCGTCATCCGCCACCGCAACTTCGAACTTGGCCACTGGACCGCCCCCAAGCCTGCCCACCGGCCGCACCGCGGTCGCGTGGCCGGCATGCGGCACGGCAAGTGGTACGAGGGCCCGTACTTCGCCGTCTACGGCGAAGGCGGCGGCAAGGGCACCGTCGCCCAGTGGCAGCAGGCCATGGGCATCACCTGGACCGACGTACGCAAGGAGATCGCCGAGGCCATCCCGCCCGCCTACGGCCTCTGGCTCGCCAACGCCTTCCTCACCCGCACCGCCCTGGAGGTGGCCGCGTGA
- a CDS encoding GntR family transcriptional regulator, with protein MPGASPRGTYLLIADALRKKIAKGHFAETGLPSEAALMREHGVARTTVRRALEILEKDGLIRSEPGIGRVVSDGSERRPLAQRMSDMIAERGFAVGDAFPSEARLCEEFAVSRTALRSALSALEGQGLLEAVHGKGRFVRALPATTHDS; from the coding sequence ATGCCGGGAGCGAGTCCGCGCGGGACGTATTTGTTGATCGCGGATGCCCTACGCAAGAAGATCGCGAAGGGGCACTTCGCTGAGACGGGGCTCCCCTCGGAAGCCGCGCTGATGCGTGAGCACGGGGTGGCGCGGACTACCGTACGACGCGCTTTGGAGATCTTGGAGAAGGACGGTCTCATCCGCTCCGAGCCCGGGATTGGCCGCGTGGTCAGCGACGGCAGCGAGCGGCGCCCCTTGGCGCAAAGGATGAGCGACATGATCGCCGAACGCGGCTTCGCCGTCGGTGACGCGTTCCCATCCGAGGCCCGGCTCTGCGAGGAATTCGCAGTCTCGCGGACAGCCCTGCGGAGCGCTCTGTCAGCGCTGGAAGGTCAGGGGCTACTGGAAGCTGTGCACGGGAAGGGGCGGTTCGTTCGCGCCCTCCCGGCGACCACACACGATTCGTAG
- a CDS encoding DUF6284 family protein, whose translation MSIIALVPDPDREPATEWAAIVAETPLIEAEVELLDVQIALMDRVPSELDRRRLRRAEARVLAERAALANRAPSGEAA comes from the coding sequence ATGAGCATCATTGCACTGGTCCCCGATCCGGACCGTGAGCCGGCCACGGAGTGGGCCGCCATCGTCGCCGAGACGCCGCTGATCGAGGCGGAAGTCGAGCTGCTGGACGTTCAAATTGCCCTGATGGACCGAGTGCCCTCCGAGCTGGACCGGCGGCGCCTGCGCCGGGCTGAGGCCCGGGTGCTGGCCGAGCGGGCCGCGCTGGCCAACCGCGCCCCCTCCGGGGAGGCCGCGTGA
- a CDS encoding Pycsar system effector family protein — protein sequence MSFQDTALTAAHAEVKAELARTDTKASLLLAFTGAMLAGAWTVATSVHLPPAAVAFGAAGVAVLLAAATYLLRTVRPNLGGARPQGFPKWATLTPDEIRDALSEDDRPAHIAALSRIAVAKFARLQRAIDLTCVAGALLVVAAVVAWLGVA from the coding sequence ATGAGCTTCCAGGACACTGCGCTGACGGCGGCGCACGCGGAGGTCAAGGCGGAGCTGGCCCGTACGGACACGAAGGCCAGTTTGCTGCTGGCGTTCACCGGCGCGATGCTGGCCGGCGCCTGGACGGTGGCCACCAGCGTCCACCTGCCCCCGGCCGCCGTCGCGTTCGGGGCCGCCGGGGTGGCGGTGCTGCTGGCCGCGGCCACGTACCTGCTGCGGACGGTCCGCCCGAACCTCGGTGGCGCCCGCCCGCAGGGCTTCCCCAAGTGGGCCACCCTCACCCCCGACGAGATCCGGGACGCGCTGAGCGAGGACGACCGGCCCGCGCACATCGCCGCCCTGTCCCGCATCGCCGTTGCCAAGTTCGCCCGCCTTCAGCGCGCCATCGACCTGACCTGTGTTGCCGGTGCGCTGCTCGTCGTGGCGGCCGTTGTGGCGTGGCTGGGGGTGGCGTGA